One genomic segment of Dehalococcoidia bacterium includes these proteins:
- a CDS encoding glycine C-acetyltransferase has translation MAYSDKARASYQTELAALQEAGLFKQERYIHAPQGAEIEVEFPPGAPVKHVINLCANNYLGLSSHPEVVQAAHAGLDHRGYGMSSVRFICGTQDIHRQLEKKLTEFLGTEDTLLFPSCMDANAGVFEAILNDQDVMISDRLVHASIVDGMRLCKAMTDTFKHSDMGHLEEKLQEHQDKRQRMIITDGVFSMDGDVAKLDEIVALAEKYDAMIMLDDSHASGFMGKTGRGTHEFRGVFGRIDVITTTLGKGLGGASGGCVSGRRELVEMCRQKARPYLFSNTVAPVIVSASLKVLDLVFQTTERRDKLEWNTFYWRKLLQEAGFDIKEGESPIVPVMLYNAKLAQDVSRDLFAEGIYVVGFFFPVVPKGAARIRTQLSAAHDKEHLDAAIAAFRKVGEKYGILGLGKKEIIAKYGM, from the coding sequence ATGGCATACAGCGACAAGGCCCGCGCGTCCTACCAGACCGAACTGGCGGCGCTGCAGGAGGCCGGCCTGTTCAAGCAGGAGCGCTACATCCACGCTCCGCAGGGCGCCGAAATCGAAGTCGAATTTCCTCCCGGCGCGCCGGTCAAGCACGTCATCAACCTGTGCGCCAACAACTACCTGGGCCTGTCCAGCCATCCCGAGGTGGTCCAGGCGGCGCACGCGGGGCTGGATCACCGCGGCTACGGCATGTCCAGCGTGCGCTTCATCTGCGGGACGCAGGACATCCACCGCCAGCTCGAGAAGAAGCTGACGGAATTCCTGGGCACCGAAGACACCCTGCTGTTCCCTTCCTGCATGGACGCCAACGCCGGCGTGTTCGAAGCCATCCTGAACGACCAGGACGTGATGATTTCCGACCGCCTGGTGCACGCTTCCATCGTGGACGGCATGCGGCTGTGCAAGGCCATGACGGATACCTTCAAGCACAGCGACATGGGGCACCTGGAAGAGAAGCTGCAGGAACACCAGGACAAGCGCCAGCGCATGATCATCACCGACGGCGTATTCAGTATGGACGGCGACGTGGCCAAGCTGGACGAGATCGTGGCCCTGGCCGAGAAGTACGACGCCATGATCATGCTGGACGATTCCCACGCCTCCGGGTTCATGGGCAAGACGGGGCGGGGCACGCACGAATTCCGGGGCGTGTTCGGCAGGATTGACGTCATCACCACCACCTTGGGCAAGGGGCTGGGCGGCGCCTCCGGCGGGTGCGTATCGGGCCGCCGGGAACTGGTGGAAATGTGCCGCCAGAAGGCCCGTCCCTACCTTTTCAGCAACACCGTGGCTCCGGTGATCGTGTCGGCCTCCCTGAAGGTGCTGGACCTGGTGTTCCAGACCACCGAACGCCGCGACAAGCTGGAATGGAATACCTTCTACTGGCGCAAGCTGTTGCAGGAAGCCGGCTTTGACATCAAGGAAGGGGAAAGCCCCATCGTGCCGGTGATGCTGTACAACGCCAAGCTGGCCCAGGACGTCTCCCGCGACCTGTTCGCCGAAGGGATCTACGTGGTGGGCTTCTTCTTCCCGGTGGTGCCCAAGGGCGCGGCGCGCATCCGCACGCAGCTTTCGGCGGCGCACGACAAGGAGCACCTGGACGCGGCCATCGCCGCCTTCCGCAAGGTGGGCGAAAAGTACGGCATTCTGGGGCTAGGCAAGAAGGAGATTATCGCCAAGTACGGGATGTAA
- a CDS encoding toll/interleukin-1 receptor domain-containing protein: MARLFFSYSHKDETLRNELETHLALLKRQGIISSWHDRRIMAGGELNKSISKEIESSQIILLLVSANFLASDYCYEKEMIRAMEKHEEESAVVIPVILHPCDWHSSPFGKLRATPTDGKPVSMYANQHEAFSIVAKDIREAIENLPKPTASETNKHELESHSDTSQNVRSSNLRIKRKFSDHERDNFLENSYDYMALYFEGSLQELANRNPHIKIRFKRLDGTSFAAFIYSSGDKVAECSVYYGNRGFGSNTIAFSHSGDAALGSFNEQISVVYDGFTLQLKALGMSVFSGQSNEPLSQQGAAELFWSLFIRNLQA, from the coding sequence ATGGCGAGGCTATTTTTTTCATACTCTCATAAGGACGAGACTCTCCGAAATGAATTAGAAACACACTTGGCTTTGCTCAAACGCCAAGGAATAATATCATCTTGGCACGATCGACGCATCATGGCGGGTGGCGAACTCAACAAATCTATTAGCAAGGAGATCGAATCCTCGCAAATAATTCTCCTGCTTGTAAGTGCCAATTTTCTTGCGTCTGATTATTGCTATGAAAAGGAAATGATTCGAGCGATGGAAAAGCATGAAGAGGAAAGCGCAGTAGTAATTCCCGTAATCTTACACCCTTGTGACTGGCACTCTTCCCCATTTGGCAAGCTAAGAGCCACCCCAACTGATGGTAAACCGGTTTCGATGTACGCCAATCAGCATGAGGCTTTTTCAATTGTGGCCAAGGATATTCGTGAGGCAATAGAAAACTTACCAAAACCTACTGCTTCTGAAACTAATAAGCATGAACTAGAATCACATTCGGACACATCACAAAATGTGAGATCGAGCAATCTAAGAATAAAGCGCAAGTTCAGCGATCATGAGCGGGACAATTTTTTAGAAAACAGTTATGATTATATGGCGCTATATTTTGAAGGATCATTACAAGAACTTGCAAATAGGAATCCACATATAAAGATACGATTCAAACGATTGGATGGAACAAGCTTCGCGGCATTCATCTATAGTAGCGGTGATAAAGTTGCAGAATGTTCTGTGTATTATGGCAACCGGGGGTTTGGTTCTAACACGATAGCTTTCTCCCATTCCGGTGATGCTGCGCTTGGCAGTTTCAACGAACAAATCAGCGTTGTTTATGACGGATTCACGCTACAGCTAAAAGCTTTGGGAATGTCTGTCTTCAGCGGCCAGAGTAATGAACCATTATCACAGCAAGGGGCTGCTGAATTATTTTGGAGCCTCTTTATAAGAAATCTCCAAGCTTAA